The stretch of DNA GGTCGTGAATTTCATCCACCATGCAAAGGATGCGGGTGATTTCTTGTTCCGCCTGCACATTGATCTGAAGATCGATTTCTTCACGAAGATCCGCCACTTTGGAGGCTCTATTTTGGCTGATGAGCACAAAAATCGAAAGGAAGATGGCTTCCAAAGACACCATCATGGTGAGAAAACCAAAGGGATAAGGGTCGAAGGGGCTAAGAAAAGGCACAAGATCCATGTTGATGATCATCCACCCGGCGAACCACACGAAATTTACAATGAAAAACCAAGTGGAACCAAACGCTTTGGTGATGGAATCGGCAAGGCGATCGGTGAGGGTTCGATCGTGACTCATTTTCATTTTAAAACTCTTGATCTGTGCTTTCTTCTTTTTTAAAAGCGCATCGTGGACCGTTGGGTCTATAAATTTTTGTGTGAGCGCTTTGATGTCTTTGATCATATTATTTTACCGTGCTTGAGTTTATTGTACCTGAAGCACTCTGGCCTGCAAGTTTTCCGGTGGCCCAAGCGCACTGAAGGTTGTAGCCACCCGTAAACCCATCCACATTTAAGATTTCTCCGGCGAAGTAGAGCCCCGGACAAATTTTGGATTCCATGGTGCGAGGATTCACTTCATCGGTGTCTACTCCTCCCGCCGTTACAAATTCGTCTCCGGCTCCGCGAGCAATGGCGTGAAGTGAAAGATTTTTAAAGATATTGATGAGACGATTGAAATCTTTTTTACTGAGTTCTGCGCTGATTTTTCCTTCGGGAATTTGCAGTTGATCACAGAGCGCACTGGCGAGTGATTTTGGGAAGGGGAAAGAGAGATTTCGAACTTGTTTTTTTGGATTTTTTTGTAGCTCTGCCTGCAGTGTTTTTTCCAGAGCTTCAAGACTAAGGTCTGGGACAAGATCTAAGCGAATTTCGAGCGGATTTTTTGCGTTGTACTCCTCAAAGGCCACCAGAGAGGATAGAGCGAAAACGGCGGGACCTGTGATGCCTTTATGGGTAAAAAGCAGGGGGCCGGACCAGTCTATTTTTTTTGTGCGCTTCACGGTGAGTTGGGCTTTTTTCAAGGCCACTCCTGCTAAAGTCTTGATCCATGGCTCTGACAAAATAAAAGAGTTGAGACTTGGCGCAAGCGCGGTGATTGTGTGGCCAAGACTTTCGGCAAACGCATAGCCATCCCCCGTTGACCCTGTGTGCCTATAGGCCTGTCCTCCGGTGGTGAGAATAAGTTTATCGACCAAGAGTGTTTTTGCGTCTGAAAACGACAGATTAAATTGCAAACCCTGTTTCTCTATTTTTTTGAGTTCACATTTAAACTGAATCTTGATTTTTTGATTTTTGAAAAGAGTTTCGAAGACGCCCACAATATCTTTTCCATTGTTGGAAACCGGAAATATTCGCCCATCTTCTTCTTTTTTAAGCGGAACTCCATGCGCTTCAAACCATTCGCGGACGAGCTCGGGTGAAAATCTGTAAAAAGCGGATTGTAAAAATTTTTCTCCCCTTGGGTAGCGCTGCGCGATGAGGCTTAAATCTGAAAAACCGGTGGTGACATTGCAGCGGCCGCCGCCGGAGATGATGACTTTTTGCCCCAAGCTCGCGTTCTTTTCAATAAGGAAGACTTCGTGCTCCGCACCGGACTCCAGGACGGCGGCGGCCGCCATCATTCCTGCCGCCCCACCACCAATGATTGCTATTTTCATGAACTCATTCTAGCATTTGCTCATGATCAACGAAAAGATTTCTCAAATTTTCACCGATATCGCCGAAATGCTGGAAGTGCTGGGCGAGAATCCTTTTCGAGTTCGAGCGTATCAACGCGCGGCGGAAGTGATCAAAGGCTTTGGGAAGGATCTGGAAGTCCTCTGCAAAACGGATGAGAAGGAACTTGAAGCTATTCCGGGCATCGGCGTCGACCTGAGGCTCAAAATTAAAGAGATTGTGGAAACCGGCAAAGCCCAAATGCATGAAGATCTTAAAAAGAAGGTTGGCCCCGGCATTTTGGACATGCTGCATGTGAGGGGCATCGGGCCCAAAAAAGTGAAGCTTTTTATGGAACAACTGGATATTCGCAGTGTTGCGGCGCTCAAGGCCGCGGCTGAAAGCGGTGCACTCGCCACCCTCCCCGGCATGGGTGAAAAAAGCCAAGCCGGAATTCTGGAATCCCTCGCTCAAATGACACATCTTAAAGAACGAGTCCCCTACGCTTTTGCCCTCAAGGAAGCCAAGGAGGTCCTCACCTACTTGGGCACTTCTCCACACTTTGAACAGGCTCAGTATGCGGGGAGTTTGCGCAGAAAAATGAAGACCATTGGCGATATCGACATTCTTGCCACCGGCAAAAATGTTCCTCAAATGATGGAGTTTTTTTTGGCCTACCCTCGCGTCAAACAAGTGCTCGCTGCGGGAGACACCAAATGCAGCGTGGTCCTGGATTCCGAGATGCAGGTGGATCTCCGCGTGGTGGAGCCGGAGTCTTTTGGAGCCGCTCTGTTCTATTTCACCGGTCCCAAACATTTTAATATTCTTGTGCGCACCATCGCCCTCAAACGCGGCTGGAAAATCAATGAATACGGCCTCTACGACGGTGAGAAGAATTTGGCCAGTCGCACTGAAGAAGAAATCTTTGAAAAACTGGGCCTCCCTTATTTAACTCCCGATCAACGGGAGGATTTCAAATAAATTCTATGCAACACTTCATCCTTCCCCATCCACTTGAATCTGAAAAAGTGCGCATCTTTGATCGCCTCACGCTGCAGCAAATGACCAAGGTGCTTCGTTTTCGCAAGGGCGATAAATGTGTTTTGATGGATGGCAACGGCACCAAGGCCAAGGCCACGATTGAAGAGCTGCATTCTAAAGTTGCCGTGCTGCATGTCACTGAACGGATTGTGGAGGCTCCCCCCGCGCGGCGCCTCCGCCTGTACTGCGCGATTTCCAAAAAACCCGCGACCTTTGAGCTGATTTTGCAAAAAGCCACCGAGCTCCGTGCCACCGACCTCATTCCGCTCCTCACGGAGCGCTGCCAAGTTCAATTCCTAAAAAAACAGGAACGGCTGAACCTCATTATTAAAGAAGCGTGTGAACAATGTGAGCAGCCTTTTATGCCTGTTCTGCATGAACCGCTCAGCCTTGAAGATTTGCTCAAAAACCCTCCCGCTGGAAAAATACTGGCCGGAGATCCTTGGACTTACGATGCCAAGCTCAAAGACATCCCCCTTGTGCCCACTGAAGATTTGAATTTGGTGATTGGCCCCGAAGGCGGACTGACTCCCGAGGAACTTTCCGCCATTCGCGCTGCTGGAGGCATTTTGTTCCAATTGGGAGATAGCGTGCTGCGAATGGAAACGGCTGCTCTTGCCAGCTTGGCCATCCTTCAATATGCTTAGTCCACCTAATCCACCACTTATGCGAATCGCCGCTTTTCTTGCCACTGCTTTGCTTCTTGCTTCTTGCAGTTTGGTTTCGCCCTACACCATTACTTTCACCACTCCCAAAGACAGCGTGGTGGACCCCGCCACCGATACTCTCGATTTTGTGGTGAGCGCCCCCGCCCTCGCGTACATTTCCGAAGTGGAGTGTGACGATGCCGATGATATTGAACTTTTGCCTGTTATTACCGATGAAATGATGCCGAGCACCGCTCACAATTTATCCCTGAGCATGCTGAATGGTGCTCCCGGCAGCGAATGTGAAATCACTGTTACGGCTTTTGACCGCAGCACCACCGCCACCACCCGATCCGACATCTCCGTTGTGATTTTTGGTGAACCCGTGGCTGAAGAAGAAAGCACCGTGGAGGAAACTCCTGTGGTGGAAGGCACTGTTGAGGTGCAGCTTGAAAGTGAGACCGTAGTGGAAACCGCGCCCGCAGAGGAAGCTCCCGCTGAAGAGGCTCCTGCAGAAGAAGTGCCTGCTGAAGAGACCCCCGCAGAATAAACCATGACGACCCTCGTTGAAGTTTTACAAAAAAAGAGCGCGGAGCTGAATTTATTTTCGGCCGGTGATCGTTTGAAGCTTGCGGATAAACACATCCCCGATGCTTTGGCGATTTTGGATTTTTGTGAGATTCAGGCCGGGGATTGCGTGGCCGATATTGGAACCGGTGGCGGCCTACCCGGCTTGGCTTTGGCTCAAGCTTTGCCCACGGCATCGTTTACTTTGATGGATGCGACCGCCAAAAAAATCACCGCGGTTGAAGCCATGGCCAAAGAACTGGACTTAAAAAATGTGACGGGGCTTGCGGGCCGTTTTGAGGCCTTGGCTCATGAAAAAACCTTGCGCGAACACTTTGATTTTGCCACCGCGCGAGCCGTGGCGGAACTTCCTGTTTTGCTGGAATACGCCAGCGGATTCTTGCAAGTGGGTGGATCGTTTTACGCATGGAAATCTTCGGAATATGAGGAGGAATTGGAGCAATCGCGGAAGGCTCAGGAAGTTTTAGGCCTCCATTTTGTGCGCGCGCACAACTATGTGCTGCCCGGTGGAGAAGCTCGAGCCATTTTGGAGTTTAAAAAAACAGACCGCCTGGAGGCGAAATACCCTCGAAAGGACGGCGCCCCAAAGGCAAAACCTTTGGTTTAGGGGTGTACCTAAACAGCAAGCAAGGAAAATCTGTGCCCGGGCAAGATAAAATTATACATCAGGAGTACCTCCTGGTAGTGGCCAACCTTCCTTATTCCTTGCATCTACAAGCACCTTTTGAGTAGATACTCTATAGCTTCTGTCGGATTTTTTAGCCTCTCTATAGGATTACAAACAGATTCACTGAGGCTTATCTCTCCATTTTCTGCTCTTTCAGTTAATGTCCAACCAGGAATACTGGCTCGAGAGTCTTTTACCCTCCATCCCTCTTCTATCACAGCATATCTAGGATGTAGCAATCCCCTTGCAATTAAGAAATCACAAGCCTCTTGAGCTGTTGTAAATCGAAGATCCGGCAGTTCTTCACGAGGAATAGCGGCAACTAGTATTCTTCTAAATGCTTCCTTATCCCATTCGCCATAGATATACTCCATCCGGCTAAGGTAAGTAGTTTCTTCTTCATTCACCCCTGCACGCATTGCAGCCTCCCATTCCTGATAATCAGCATCTAATCCACTTGCTCTTAAACCTCTTACATACTCCAATACTAATGACCATGTTCTTGGCATTTCTGGTTGTATATCCTCCCTTGGTACTCTCATAATAATTGAATTAAAACATATAGAGTATAGCCATAAAATATGCTCTTGTCAAATTCAAAGGCCCTCGCGAAGAGGGTCTTTTATCTGAGATGGCACTCATTCCAAGGATCGTCTTCATTATTATAGCTCCGCCACGGAACAAAGAAAAGTACCTGTTCTTGTGCGCCTAAACAGCAAGCAAAGAAGGTATTTTGAAAATAAAATGGCTTATTTAAGCCATAAATTGAGGCAAAATCTGTGCGCGCGCACTGGCGTTTAGGCGAACAAGGTGCATGTGTGACTGGGTTTACTTTTTGAAGTTTATGCTTATGTGTACTTTTGATTTTATATACAAGATGGTTTTAATCACAAGATAAGCCATCACTATGTTGAATAATGGCAGAAGCACCATAAACAATATTATTTGTGCAACCGGTAAATCCCCAATTTTCAATAAATATAAAAATCCAAAATAATGCGCGTTTAGCATGGTAAAGAGAAGTAGTGCACCTCTCCCGCTACCAACGATTTGCCACTGAATTAGGGTTAAAATAACTGTAATAACGAAATACAAAACTCCAATGATTATTGCCATCTTTAGTGTTTCCCTTTCGTTTTTCATAATCTTAAGGTTTATCTTTGCCGTCTTGATAAAGGGGTTCTGTTAAAAATTGGATACTTCGAACCATAGCATGCCTGCTCAATCTGTTGCAACCTGGAATAATGTCTTGAAAAAGGGTATAATAGTGGGGATGGCAGCAAAAGACTTAAATAAAGATAAAATAGTAGACCAAGGAGAGGAGGGCGTTCCTGAACTTGTGAGTCGTTATTGGCGTTTAGCCAGGAGTGCGGCCAAAGGAGAAATTGCCAATGGCAATGCCGCATTTGAAATGGCTGAGATTTTGCATGTATTGTTTGCTAACTCGGGGCTCCATCCATTCCTTTCGGTCCGAAGTCACGATCCAGCGGACTGTGACCTCGCCATGAGTAATATCTCTATATTGGCAGAAAATCTATGGTTGGCAGCTCAGCTTAAATTCGGTGAGGAAAACCGTTTTTATCCTCCGGATTACGCTGAAGCGCGAGACCAACTTGTGGATGGACAAACTCAAAAACTTGAAATCAAAGAGACTGAAAAAGCTGGCCAAGGACTTCATGCAAGAGAAGCCATAAAAGAGGGAGAAATTGTATTTGTTTGTTCAGGGAGTCGAAGGATGTTGACTACTCCGTATGAGTCTACCGAATTGATTGAAGTGCCTGATATTAAGGCAAAAAGCACTCGATTACGACGATTTTTTTATGAAAATCCCAACGAGCATCACCTTGTAAGTCCACGCAATCCGGACTCGATCTATCCCAATGCGATCTGTATCGATCAAGAAGGAATGGAAGCTTTGATCGGGCTACGATTGGAGAATCCGAATATCAAAGTCAACATTTGGCTGGATCCCTTTGAAGCATGTCCTTTACGATTTTTAAATCATTCTTGTGAGCCCAATGTAAAACGACAGGCGGATGGGGTGACCTTTGTGGCGATGAGATCCATTCCACCCGGCGAGCAGTTGACTTGTGACTACTCGACCTTGGAGGTGAACCCGGATTGGAAAATGAAGTGTCAATGTGGTCCCAAATGCAGAGGAACTATTGGGGGCATCCAGTCCTTGCCTGCAGAACTGCTGCAGCAGTATGGAACGGACCTTCCAGAGTTTATGTTGGATTTATTTAAGGAATCACACCCTGAGCTGAATCGCGATGTCCTTGACCGAATAGAATTGACTCGATGGGGTATGGGACTGATTCGGCTTTAAGCATCCGGGCAATGGTGTATGATTAGCGCAAGTATGCCCAAACCATTCCAAGTTCAAGATAAATATTT from Candidatus Gracilibacteria bacterium encodes:
- a CDS encoding DUF1003 domain-containing protein, with amino-acid sequence MIKDIKALTQKFIDPTVHDALLKKKKAQIKSFKMKMSHDRTLTDRLADSITKAFGSTWFFIVNFVWFAGWMIINMDLVPFLSPFDPYPFGFLTMMVSLEAIFLSIFVLISQNRASKVADLREEIDLQINVQAEQEITRILCMVDEIHDHLGLEAKDDAELKKMKKRMNLSALEKAISKEMEE
- a CDS encoding NAD(P)/FAD-dependent oxidoreductase; amino-acid sequence: MKIAIIGGGAAGMMAAAAVLESGAEHEVFLIEKNASLGQKVIISGGGRCNVTTGFSDLSLIAQRYPRGEKFLQSAFYRFSPELVREWFEAHGVPLKKEEDGRIFPVSNNGKDIVGVFETLFKNQKIKIQFKCELKKIEKQGLQFNLSFSDAKTLLVDKLILTTGGQAYRHTGSTGDGYAFAESLGHTITALAPSLNSFILSEPWIKTLAGVALKKAQLTVKRTKKIDWSGPLLFTHKGITGPAVFALSSLVAFEEYNAKNPLEIRLDLVPDLSLEALEKTLQAELQKNPKKQVRNLSFPFPKSLASALCDQLQIPEGKISAELSKKDFNRLINIFKNLSLHAIARGAGDEFVTAGGVDTDEVNPRTMESKICPGLYFAGEILNVDGFTGGYNLQCAWATGKLAGQSASGTINSSTVK
- a CDS encoding nucleotidyltransferase domain-containing protein, yielding MINEKISQIFTDIAEMLEVLGENPFRVRAYQRAAEVIKGFGKDLEVLCKTDEKELEAIPGIGVDLRLKIKEIVETGKAQMHEDLKKKVGPGILDMLHVRGIGPKKVKLFMEQLDIRSVAALKAAAESGALATLPGMGEKSQAGILESLAQMTHLKERVPYAFALKEAKEVLTYLGTSPHFEQAQYAGSLRRKMKTIGDIDILATGKNVPQMMEFFLAYPRVKQVLAAGDTKCSVVLDSEMQVDLRVVEPESFGAALFYFTGPKHFNILVRTIALKRGWKINEYGLYDGEKNLASRTEEEIFEKLGLPYLTPDQREDFK
- a CDS encoding RsmE family RNA methyltransferase, which translates into the protein MQHFILPHPLESEKVRIFDRLTLQQMTKVLRFRKGDKCVLMDGNGTKAKATIEELHSKVAVLHVTERIVEAPPARRLRLYCAISKKPATFELILQKATELRATDLIPLLTERCQVQFLKKQERLNLIIKEACEQCEQPFMPVLHEPLSLEDLLKNPPAGKILAGDPWTYDAKLKDIPLVPTEDLNLVIGPEGGLTPEELSAIRAAGGILFQLGDSVLRMETAALASLAILQYA
- the rsmG gene encoding 16S rRNA (guanine(527)-N(7))-methyltransferase RsmG → MTTLVEVLQKKSAELNLFSAGDRLKLADKHIPDALAILDFCEIQAGDCVADIGTGGGLPGLALAQALPTASFTLMDATAKKITAVEAMAKELDLKNVTGLAGRFEALAHEKTLREHFDFATARAVAELPVLLEYASGFLQVGGSFYAWKSSEYEEELEQSRKAQEVLGLHFVRAHNYVLPGGEARAILEFKKTDRLEAKYPRKDGAPKAKPLV
- a CDS encoding SET domain-containing protein-lysine N-methyltransferase; this translates as MAAKDLNKDKIVDQGEEGVPELVSRYWRLARSAAKGEIANGNAAFEMAEILHVLFANSGLHPFLSVRSHDPADCDLAMSNISILAENLWLAAQLKFGEENRFYPPDYAEARDQLVDGQTQKLEIKETEKAGQGLHAREAIKEGEIVFVCSGSRRMLTTPYESTELIEVPDIKAKSTRLRRFFYENPNEHHLVSPRNPDSIYPNAICIDQEGMEALIGLRLENPNIKVNIWLDPFEACPLRFLNHSCEPNVKRQADGVTFVAMRSIPPGEQLTCDYSTLEVNPDWKMKCQCGPKCRGTIGGIQSLPAELLQQYGTDLPEFMLDLFKESHPELNRDVLDRIELTRWGMGLIRL